From Miscanthus floridulus cultivar M001 chromosome 15, ASM1932011v1, whole genome shotgun sequence, the proteins below share one genomic window:
- the LOC136507762 gene encoding uncharacterized protein yields MVQPRNPKRRSLPLPDWRSSLPEDLLESIGQRLTSGHDVTSFRSAWSPWRAAVLFATFGPLLLLLFDPDSNRVGFYCVPEKKVLSKTLPDMRGKVACGSSCGWLALMDEATSVTLLNLFAGARAPRVELPPVSEHVAMASSLERVSRVHGRWVLHLTNGYGDADAAGRAIKLEDIRDVFFREIMLSAPPDATGRECVAMAMLGCSTEVAFCRVGVDSA; encoded by the coding sequence ATGGTTCAGCCTCGtaatcccaagagaaggtccctacctctccctgactggagatccagcctgccagaggatctcctcgagtccattgGACAGCGTCTCACGTCAGGGCATGACGTGAcgtccttccgatccgcttggtccccatggcgcgccgccgtcctattcgcgaccttcgggccgctcctgCTACTCCTGTTTGACCCTGACTCAAaccgcgtcggcttctactgtGTCCCAGAGAaaaaggtcttgtccaagacgctgcccgacatgcgcggcaaggtggcgtgtggctcctcgtgtgggtggctggcgctcatggacgaggcgacgtccgtgacgctgctgaatctATTCGCCGGTGCTCGtgccccccgcgttgagctcccgccagTAAGCGAACACGTCGCGATGGCGTCCTCATTGGAACGtgtgtctagggtccacggccggtgggtcctccatctcaccaacggctacggggacgcggatgctgcaggcagagccatcaagctagaagacattagggacgtgttcttccgtgagatcatgctctcggcgccgcctgaCGCCACCGGTCGCGAGTGCGTGGctatggccatgcttgggtgctccacggaggtcgcgttctgccgggttggagtcgacagcgcatag